A window of the Zeugodacus cucurbitae isolate PBARC_wt_2022May chromosome 2, idZeuCucr1.2, whole genome shotgun sequence genome harbors these coding sequences:
- the LOC128919970 gene encoding uncharacterized protein LOC128919970 → MSHDDEVDPRPMLLRQALLETQRKNIGAIVGSDANSRHEIWGSTDTNQRGESLFEFIVDLDLCICNRGKSPTFVTAGREEVLDLTLVSNSIAPLISDWKVLEDHSFSDHRCIGFSLDEIRPPTNIIGTLGKQTGTCTPKGSVLLSEIHRRRNPCVDIFSSGGNYALESSCPLTKPKGRGRRIWWTLELSEIRASVRRPFKKLVEAGQLMTGRCTGWGSPCTSPR, encoded by the coding sequence ATGTCCCACGATGACGAGGTGGATCCACGCCCCATGCTGCTGAGACAGGCGCTGTTGGAGACGCAGCGAAAGAACATCGGGGCCATTGTTGGTTCTGATGCTAATTCGCGGCATGAAATCTGGGGCAGCACGGATACGAATCAGAGAGGTGAGTCACTTTTCGAGTTTATAGTAGATCTAGATCTATGTATTTGTAATAGGGGAAAATCCCCAACTTTTGTAACTGCGGGTAGAGAGGAGGTCCTCGATCTCACCTTAGTCTCTAACTCGATTGCACCTTTGATCTCAGACTGGAAGGTCCTAGAGGACCACTCCTTTTCTGATCATAGGTGCATCGGGTTTAGTCTGGACGAAATACGTCCACCAACAAATATTATAGGAACTTTAGGAAAACAAACTGGAACCTGTACTCCAAAAGGCTCCGTTTTGCTCTCCGAGATACACCGGAGGAGAAATCCTTGCGTAGACATCTTCAGCTCCGGGGGCAACTATGCCCTGGAGAGCTCGTGTCCATTAACGAAGCCGAAGGGCAGAGGGAGACGGATCTGGTGGACTTTGGAGCTCTCTGAAATAAGGGCATCCGTCAGAAGACCTTTCAAAAAGCTCGTAGAAGCGGGTCAGCTAATGACTGGACGTTGTACAGGGTGGGGCTCGCCGTGTACAAGTCCGAGATAA